The Bradyrhizobium oligotrophicum S58 genome contains the following window.
CATCCGGCATCATCCCCTGCAGCCGAGGGCGACCGTGCAGAACCTCCTTACCGACATCGCAGGCGTGCGCGTCGGACACGCCGATGATGCGGCACTGGCTTCGGGCGTGACCGCGATCCTGTTCGATCAGCCCGTGGTCGCCGCGATCGACATCCGCGGCGGCGGACCCGGGGTGCGCGAGGATGCGCTGCTCGATCCCGTGAACACGGTGGAACGGATCGACGGCATTGCGCTGTCGGGCGGCTCGGCCTTCGGGCTGGAGGCTGCGAGCGGCATCCAGGCCTGGCTGGCGGAACGGGGCCGCGGCTTCGCCATACGTGACGCGCTGATCCCGATCGTGCCCGGCGCGATCATGTTCGACCTGCTGAACGGTGGCAACAAGGCCTGGGGCCGCTACGCGCCCTATCGTGAGCTCGGCTATGCGGCCGCGGCCGCCGCCGACACGACCTTCGCGCTCGGCAGCGTCGGCGCCGGGCTGGGTGCCACCACGGCCAATCTCCAGGGCGGGCTCGGCTCGGCGTCGGCGACGACGCGAGGCGGCATCAAGGTGGCCGCGATCGCCGTCGTCAATGCGGTCGGCAGCGTCACCGTCGGCGACGGCCCCTGGTTCTGGGCCGCGCCTTACGAGATGGATGGCGAGTTCGGCAGTCGCGGCCTGCCGGCCAGCTTCACGCCGGACATGCTGGCGATGCGCATCAAGGGCGGCCCGGCAGCCTCAGCGTCCGAGAATACGACGATCACCCTGGTCGTGACCGATGCCATCCTGACCAAGGCGCAGGCCAAGCGGCTCGCGATGATGGCGCAGACCGGCATGGCGCGGGCGATCTATCCGGTGCACCTGCCGCTCGACGGCGACATCGTGTTCGCGGCCGCCACCTGCGCCAAGCCGATCGAACCGCTGGTCGAACTGAGCGAACTCGGCATGGTCGCGGCCAATGTGCTGGCGCGGGCCATCGCCCGCGGCGTCTACCACGCGAGGCCGCTGCCGTTCGCCGGCGCGCTGCCGTCCTGGCAGGATCGCTTCGGCAGCTGAGCTTACGCGCTCACCGCGGTCGGTGGAGACGTCGAGGCCGACAGCATCTGGGACTGACGCTGGATCAGCTTCTCGATCATGTTGTAGGACGAGGTCGCGGCGTTCGAGGACGTCGTCGCCGCCGGCGTGTTCAGGGTCACCTTGGAGCCGTCGGCGTAGGTGATCGTGGTCGTGGTCGAGCCGTCGCTGTTGGTGGACGAGGAGCTCGACGCGCCCGACAGCGCTTGCATCAGCGCATCCGCCCCCGCTCCGGACGAACTGCCGGAGCTGCCGGACCCGCCCGAGCCGGCCTGATGGTGATGATGACCGCGACCGCTGCCCGCGCCCTTCAGCGCCGATGTCAGCTCATCCATGCTGACATTGCCGTCGGCATTGGTATCGAGCTTGCCGAATACCTTGTCGGCATTGGCGAGGTTGGTGCCGCCGGCGCCGAGCGCAGTCTCGAACTCGGACTTCGTGATCTGCCCGTCACCATCGCCGTCGATCTGCGAGAACAGATCCTGCAACGGGTTGGCCGTCGAACTCGCGCTCGACGACGTGCCGGACTGGCTCTGCGCCGCCAGCAGCGCGTTCATCGTCTCCGGCGCGATCTGCCCGGAGCTGCTGCTGCCGGAGCTCGACCACGGGCTGAAATTGCCCGAGCTGCTCGAGCCGCCGCCGTTCAGACTGAACAGGCCGCCGCCGGAATTGCCCGATTTGCCGGAACCGGACTTGGTGGATCCCAGCGACTGCAGTCCATCCAGGACCGACGACGCGGCCCCCAGTGCAAGACCCCACATGGCGCAACTCCGAGAAGGCCGCTATGAGCGGCGGCGAAACCAATCCTGCGCCTTCCCTCGCAATCGCCGTGCCAGCGCCAAACCGCTGATATGTCCGGATATTTCGCCACGTTGCTGACGCCTGAACCCGGCAGTTCGTGCCGCGCCCGGCAGATTTTTCCCGCTCGCGTTGCCGGACCGGCCCCTGCATGATACGGCGACATCCCCGATCGCACTGGAACAAGCTGCCCATGACCCAGTCCTTCACGCCGCGTCCGCTCGTCATCGCGCCTTCGATCCTGGCGTCGGATTTCTCCAAGCTCGGCGAGGAGGTTCGCGCCGTCGATGCCGCCGGCGCCGACTGGATCCATCTCGACGTCATGGACGGCCAT
Protein-coding sequences here:
- a CDS encoding P1 family peptidase; the protein is MQNLLTDIAGVRVGHADDAALASGVTAILFDQPVVAAIDIRGGGPGVREDALLDPVNTVERIDGIALSGGSAFGLEAASGIQAWLAERGRGFAIRDALIPIVPGAIMFDLLNGGNKAWGRYAPYRELGYAAAAAADTTFALGSVGAGLGATTANLQGGLGSASATTRGGIKVAAIAVVNAVGSVTVGDGPWFWAAPYEMDGEFGSRGLPASFTPDMLAMRIKGGPAASASENTTITLVVTDAILTKAQAKRLAMMAQTGMARAIYPVHLPLDGDIVFAAATCAKPIEPLVELSELGMVAANVLARAIARGVYHARPLPFAGALPSWQDRFGS
- a CDS encoding EF-hand domain-containing protein yields the protein MWGLALGAASSVLDGLQSLGSTKSGSGKSGNSGGGLFSLNGGGSSSSGNFSPWSSSGSSSSGQIAPETMNALLAAQSQSGTSSSASSTANPLQDLFSQIDGDGDGQITKSEFETALGAGGTNLANADKVFGKLDTNADGNVSMDELTSALKGAGSGRGHHHHQAGSGGSGSSGSSSGAGADALMQALSGASSSSSTNSDGSTTTTITYADGSKVTLNTPAATTSSNAATSSYNMIEKLIQRQSQMLSASTSPPTAVSA